A genomic region of Alkalispirochaeta americana contains the following coding sequences:
- a CDS encoding DEAD/DEAH box helicase, with amino-acid sequence MNQKSFLELGLQSGLEKTLQANQFLTPTPIQAQAIPPVLEGRDILASAQTGSGKTAAFALPLLSQLAEEQTRPRRGAPRALILVPTRELAGQIATVLTTFGRPLRMSTAVIYGGVSKSAQISALRRGVDIAVATPGRLLDLMGGGFITLKDIQMIVLDEADRMLDMGFIPDVKRIIQELPEKRQALFFSATVPGPVAQLADQLLHDPIRISVESDRSSDPDIDQKVLFVSREEKKDALKMILTEGGCFRALVFTRTKHRARDLAKHLSKSGIPSDDIHGDKSQNARSRALANFDRGRVQVLVATDVASRGIDVKDIDHVINYELPNESESYVHRIGRTARAGKSGIALSLCDETELNCLSLIQRALKKAIPVFADHPFHSTSIATAATRRDRPSRGPGQGGGNRGGRNFRKPQGSRSRPGRPQAARPLRQAS; translated from the coding sequence TTGAACCAGAAATCATTTCTCGAACTCGGTCTGCAGAGCGGACTGGAGAAAACACTCCAGGCGAACCAATTTCTCACCCCTACCCCCATCCAGGCCCAGGCCATTCCTCCCGTACTTGAGGGACGCGACATTCTTGCCTCGGCCCAGACCGGTAGCGGAAAGACAGCAGCCTTCGCGTTGCCCCTGCTGAGTCAGCTTGCTGAAGAACAGACCAGACCCCGCCGGGGAGCTCCCCGGGCTCTCATCCTGGTGCCCACCCGGGAACTGGCGGGACAAATTGCCACGGTGCTTACCACCTTTGGCCGCCCCCTGCGCATGAGCACAGCCGTGATCTACGGAGGCGTAAGCAAATCTGCTCAAATCAGCGCCCTCCGGCGGGGTGTGGATATCGCGGTGGCAACCCCGGGACGCCTTCTGGATCTTATGGGTGGCGGATTCATCACCCTGAAAGACATTCAGATGATCGTCCTGGACGAAGCAGACCGCATGCTCGATATGGGATTTATCCCCGATGTGAAACGGATTATCCAGGAGCTTCCCGAAAAGCGGCAGGCCCTCTTTTTCTCTGCCACCGTTCCCGGCCCGGTTGCCCAGCTGGCAGACCAGCTTCTGCACGATCCGATACGGATCAGCGTTGAATCGGACCGCTCCAGCGATCCCGACATCGACCAGAAGGTGCTCTTTGTCTCCCGCGAGGAGAAAAAGGACGCCCTGAAGATGATCCTCACCGAGGGGGGCTGCTTCCGCGCCCTGGTCTTTACCCGGACAAAGCACCGGGCCCGGGACCTGGCGAAGCACCTCTCCAAGAGCGGGATCCCCTCGGATGATATCCACGGCGACAAGAGCCAGAACGCCCGGTCCAGGGCACTGGCAAACTTTGATCGGGGGCGGGTCCAGGTGCTGGTAGCCACCGACGTGGCATCCCGGGGTATCGACGTGAAGGATATCGACCACGTGATCAACTACGAGCTGCCCAACGAGTCCGAGAGCTACGTTCACCGTATCGGCCGCACCGCCCGGGCGGGAAAATCGGGGATCGCTCTCTCGCTCTGCGACGAGACGGAGCTGAACTGTCTTTCCCTGATTCAACGGGCGCTGAAAAAGGCGATTCCCGTTTTTGCCGATCATCCCTTTCACTCCACCTCCATTGCCACGGCAGCGACCCGCCGGGATCGCCCGTCTCGCGGGCCCGGACAAGGCGGCGGAAACAGGGGCGGCAGAAACTTCCGCAAGCCCCAGGGTTCCCGGTCCCGCCCGGGACGTCCCCAGGCTGCCCGGCCGCTGCGACAGGCCAGTTAA
- a CDS encoding amphi-Trp domain-containing protein encodes MKMNVFKGKETQSRKEAADFLRQIAERIEAGRIVLGSGTQEASLDIPETVKLEVEIDQKRKDSRGLRHKLELELTWYEGDTSHQGVEIR; translated from the coding sequence ATGAAAATGAACGTCTTTAAGGGAAAAGAGACCCAAAGCAGAAAAGAGGCGGCCGATTTTCTGAGACAAATCGCCGAGCGGATCGAGGCCGGACGGATTGTTCTCGGCAGCGGCACTCAGGAAGCGTCCCTGGACATTCCCGAGACGGTGAAACTCGAGGTGGAGATCGATCAAAAGCGGAAAGACTCCCGGGGCCTCAGGCACAAACTGGAGCTTGAACTCACCTGGTACGAGGGAGATACTTCACATCAAGGGGTAGAAATCCGCTAG
- a CDS encoding ROK family transcriptional regulator → MDHPLRSYDIRQSNEKLVLKMLFDHASISQSHIVHQTGLKAPTVYRIFSKLEKAGFIEPCRNEDVPEDMIPPERKGRRPSFYRVVSSSAYALGVDFSSLGVAVILVDFRNNVIFRENQEFAAGPDRGQILTVIEKMIRRALDKTGIATEAILGIALAAPGVVNTEEGFVQEYPRITDLERFPLREHFGAIFGVPVFVHNNAAVIASSAFRYGAARNSGSLLALLVRSGIGGALINQGQIFLSGASTALEVGRTTLEVGSWDDLAKDRRPLEARVAEIPLLQRLQERFPLSSWTEAGQGLSLEEVEDVLQEEQLLFGAALRNMVHLLNPEALLVMSRFRLLSDFLARAAERAVPHKKVISLVYDPVQACYGATDIVFQQFFRVIPGE, encoded by the coding sequence ATGGACCATCCCCTACGAAGTTATGATATCAGGCAGAGTAACGAGAAGCTTGTTCTGAAGATGCTCTTTGACCACGCCTCGATCTCCCAGTCCCACATTGTGCACCAGACGGGGCTCAAGGCCCCCACGGTGTACCGCATCTTCTCAAAACTGGAGAAAGCCGGCTTTATTGAACCCTGCCGAAACGAAGATGTCCCCGAGGACATGATCCCCCCCGAACGCAAAGGGCGGCGCCCCAGTTTCTACCGCGTTGTCTCCAGCAGCGCCTATGCCCTGGGGGTCGATTTCTCCAGCCTCGGCGTGGCGGTGATCCTCGTGGATTTTCGCAACAACGTGATCTTCCGGGAAAACCAGGAGTTCGCGGCAGGGCCGGATCGGGGGCAGATTCTCACGGTGATCGAAAAGATGATTCGCCGGGCTCTGGATAAAACCGGAATCGCCACGGAAGCCATCCTCGGGATCGCTCTGGCTGCCCCGGGAGTGGTCAACACCGAGGAGGGCTTTGTCCAGGAGTACCCCAGGATAACCGATCTGGAAAGATTCCCTCTACGGGAGCACTTCGGCGCAATTTTCGGTGTGCCCGTCTTTGTTCACAACAACGCCGCCGTTATAGCCTCAAGCGCCTTCCGTTACGGTGCTGCCCGCAATTCCGGCAGTCTGCTGGCCCTGCTGGTTCGTTCCGGCATCGGTGGAGCCTTGATCAATCAGGGGCAGATTTTTCTCAGCGGGGCTTCCACGGCTCTGGAGGTGGGGCGCACCACCCTGGAGGTGGGCTCCTGGGATGATCTGGCCAAAGACAGGCGTCCTCTGGAAGCCCGGGTTGCCGAGATCCCCCTTTTGCAGCGTCTGCAGGAGCGCTTCCCGCTCTCCAGCTGGACCGAGGCGGGGCAAGGACTCTCTCTGGAAGAGGTAGAGGATGTCTTGCAGGAGGAACAGCTCCTGTTTGGGGCTGCCCTGCGGAATATGGTGCACCTGCTGAATCCCGAGGCGTTGCTGGTCATGTCCCGGTTTCGCCTTCTCTCGGATTTCCTCGCCCGGGCCGCCGAGCGTGCCGTGCCGCACAAGAAGGTGATCTCCCTGGTCTACGATCCGGTGCAGGCCTGCTACGGTGCAACGGACATCGTCTTTCAGCAGTTTTTTCGGGTGATCCCCGGAGAATAG